The Pirellulales bacterium genome has a window encoding:
- a CDS encoding MBL fold metallo-hydrolase produces the protein MLTTLTSRSSWMTLLLIGTLSGAVGADEATTTQNEAAAAAIDVADDTAAVVSVDTFLAEHVGEPQIVSVTPEVFVAVGYDLANVVLVRTPEGNVLIDTGSCSPQAALICEQMEEVAPGEVKAIVYTHGGIEQLGGAGVWVANRDVPVYGTRALEEEFLRQFVLLQSAEMRRGIRQFGMLLPEGDRTATAWGRMPEISQLEGVPNIRLPNQTFDDELVFTVGGVEFQLYAAPGESPDHLFVWIPAAKTLIAGDNFVSAFPKICGLRGSPQRNADRWIASLDRMRSLAPEHLISAHHLPISGSAEVLEALTIHRDTIQWLRDATLRAINRGEPVDEFAAKLQLPAHLVESPYLAPVTGCVEWAARTMYSSYVGWFDERPESLQPVAPSVAAQREIEMMGGADVVLAAANQAREQGDAAWAVHLLSKLERAGIDHDAAEDVATEQAVHTSLAASLEGLAEKTQATDAKTYLASMATELRSGGWQNQPWPCPSDETLRQVPLEAFFRAMALSLKSDETADIHETYYVLISDEQRNFVLTLRYGVLEVAEGAPLPGTPRAQASITTDGLTWRKMCLGVANPTVEIMSGRAQVKGNLQMVRRFARYFDCPNKYERATASQSELTSIAPTNPIP, from the coding sequence ATGCTTACCACCCTTACGTCGCGAAGTTCGTGGATGACGTTGCTGTTGATTGGCACGTTGAGCGGAGCTGTTGGCGCCGACGAGGCAACCACAACACAGAACGAAGCGGCAGCGGCCGCTATAGACGTGGCGGACGATACCGCAGCCGTTGTTTCGGTCGATACCTTTCTCGCTGAACACGTGGGCGAACCGCAGATCGTCTCGGTCACGCCTGAGGTGTTCGTAGCCGTGGGTTACGACCTGGCGAACGTCGTTCTCGTTCGCACGCCGGAGGGGAACGTGCTGATCGATACCGGTTCGTGCAGCCCGCAGGCCGCGTTGATTTGCGAGCAGATGGAAGAGGTCGCCCCGGGTGAGGTCAAGGCGATCGTCTACACACATGGCGGCATCGAGCAACTGGGGGGCGCCGGCGTGTGGGTGGCCAATCGCGACGTGCCAGTTTACGGCACACGGGCGCTGGAAGAAGAGTTCTTGCGCCAGTTCGTCCTGTTGCAATCGGCCGAGATGCGCCGAGGCATTCGCCAGTTTGGCATGTTGCTGCCCGAGGGAGACCGCACGGCGACCGCTTGGGGAAGGATGCCCGAGATCTCGCAGCTCGAAGGGGTTCCGAATATTCGTTTGCCAAATCAGACGTTCGACGACGAGTTGGTCTTCACGGTGGGAGGCGTCGAGTTCCAGCTTTACGCCGCCCCGGGCGAATCTCCCGATCATCTCTTCGTGTGGATTCCCGCGGCCAAAACGTTGATCGCTGGCGATAACTTCGTTAGCGCCTTTCCGAAGATTTGTGGCCTGCGAGGCAGCCCCCAGCGCAACGCCGATCGCTGGATTGCCAGTCTCGATCGTATGCGATCGCTGGCGCCGGAACACCTTATCTCGGCGCATCACCTGCCGATTTCCGGCTCGGCTGAAGTACTGGAGGCGTTGACCATCCATCGCGACACGATTCAGTGGTTGCGTGATGCGACGTTGCGAGCGATCAATCGCGGCGAGCCGGTCGATGAGTTCGCCGCCAAGCTGCAATTGCCGGCGCACCTGGTCGAGAGCCCCTATCTTGCCCCCGTGACCGGTTGCGTTGAATGGGCGGCCCGCACGATGTACTCGAGCTACGTCGGATGGTTCGACGAACGTCCCGAGTCGTTGCAGCCGGTCGCACCGAGTGTCGCCGCCCAGCGCGAGATCGAAATGATGGGGGGGGCCGATGTGGTGCTGGCCGCGGCCAACCAGGCCCGCGAGCAGGGGGACGCGGCCTGGGCCGTGCATCTGTTGTCGAAGCTCGAACGCGCCGGCATCGATCACGACGCCGCGGAGGATGTCGCCACGGAACAAGCGGTACACACGTCGCTGGCCGCGTCGCTCGAAGGCCTGGCGGAAAAGACGCAAGCCACCGACGCGAAGACCTACTTGGCCAGCATGGCCACCGAGCTGCGCAGCGGCGGTTGGCAGAACCAGCCCTGGCCCTGCCCTTCGGACGAAACCTTGCGACAGGTGCCGCTCGAGGCCTTCTTCCGTGCCATGGCCCTGAGCCTGAAGAGCGACGAAACGGCGGATATTCACGAGACGTATTACGTGCTCATCTCTGACGAGCAGCGCAACTTCGTGCTGACGCTGCGTTATGGCGTGCTGGAAGTGGCGGAAGGCGCTCCCTTGCCAGGAACGCCCCGTGCGCAGGCTTCGATCACGACCGATGGTCTGACCTGGCGGAAGATGTGCCTCGGCGTGGCCAACCCCACGGTCGAGATCATGTCGGGCCGCGCCCAGGTGAAGGGCAACCTGCAAATGGTGCGGCGATTCGCCAGGTACTTCGATTGCCCGAACAAATACGAACGTGCGACCGCCAGTCAGAGTGAGCTGACCTCGATCGCGCCGACCAATCCGATTCCTTAG
- a CDS encoding PRC-barrel domain-containing protein has translation MMIAKKLALAGSCLALFTVVGIAGSLAADEGKSNAPSERPTVAATRSFRTSTLEGMKVYNKAGEEVGKINELVVNIENGKVEYAALSVGGFLGVGDKLFAVPFRMFALRFDEDKTYMLLDVNKQTLERAPGFNQDHWPDIANANWAQEIEKYYGGASHDGTFVRMDGETLVMRDAAGESTHTHVLANEVKFTSGGKTVAADTLREGDRIRVTTTERDGKSIATSIEILSTRS, from the coding sequence ATGATGATCGCTAAGAAGCTGGCTCTGGCCGGCAGTTGCCTGGCGCTGTTTACCGTCGTTGGAATTGCCGGCAGCCTGGCCGCCGACGAAGGCAAGTCGAACGCACCGTCCGAACGCCCCACGGTGGCGGCGACGCGCTCGTTCCGCACGTCCACGCTCGAAGGGATGAAAGTCTATAACAAGGCCGGCGAAGAGGTCGGGAAGATCAACGAACTGGTCGTCAACATCGAGAATGGCAAGGTCGAGTACGCCGCCTTGTCCGTCGGCGGCTTTCTGGGCGTCGGCGACAAGCTGTTCGCGGTACCGTTCCGCATGTTCGCCCTGCGTTTCGACGAGGACAAAACCTACATGCTGCTCGACGTGAACAAGCAGACGCTCGAACGTGCCCCTGGTTTCAACCAGGATCATTGGCCCGACATTGCCAACGCCAATTGGGCCCAGGAAATCGAGAAGTATTACGGCGGGGCCTCGCACGACGGCACGTTCGTCCGCATGGACGGCGAAACGCTCGTCATGCGTGACGCTGCTGGCGAATCGACGCACACGCACGTGCTGGCCAACGAGGTGAAGTTCACTTCGGGTGGCAAGACCGTCGCCGCCGACACGCTCCGCGAAGGTGACCGCATCCGCGTCACCACGACTGAACGTGACGGCAAGTCGATCGCCACGAGCATCGAGATCCTGTCGACCCGTTCGTAA
- a CDS encoding PQQ-like beta-propeller repeat protein yields MSLARWISLACLVFSVASVARGENWPQFRGPAGTGIPSESRLPTTWAPDKNIAWQVEIPGQAWSQPVVWGDRIFITTAIPEEEKADLTGGPTVEDKQEDEYKTKAPESSSETAKPDEAKPDESNPAEGEDERPRRRRGGGGFGGALPDRSYRWKVICLDANSGEVQWEQLAHEGKPTIPIHRTNTYASETPVTDGERVYAYFGSEGLYCYDLAGNLLWSKNLGSYPMMLGWGTGSSPALDEGRLFVQCDNEKESFLAAFDAKTGAELWRVPREEKSTWATPFVWHNKVRTELVAAGSKKMRAYDPATGKLLWETTNARGRCSATPVATDELLYVGVGGGPGGLGPLLAIRAGAKGDLTLEKDQTSGEFVAWMAQRSGPPMASPLVYQDCLYILDQGGGIIACYDAQTGQQHYRKRIDGAKGFTSSPWGYDGKIYCLDEEGTTFVIPVGPEFEVVATNKLDDRFWSSMAVSGNHLLLRGVNRLYCIAPE; encoded by the coding sequence ATGTCGCTGGCCAGGTGGATCAGTCTTGCTTGCCTCGTCTTCTCCGTGGCCTCCGTAGCGCGAGGCGAAAACTGGCCGCAATTTCGCGGGCCCGCAGGGACTGGCATCCCCAGCGAATCGCGCTTGCCCACCACCTGGGCGCCGGACAAGAACATCGCCTGGCAGGTCGAAATCCCCGGCCAGGCCTGGTCGCAACCCGTGGTGTGGGGCGATCGAATCTTTATCACCACGGCGATTCCCGAGGAAGAGAAGGCCGATCTCACGGGTGGCCCGACCGTGGAGGATAAGCAAGAAGACGAATACAAGACGAAGGCGCCGGAATCCTCGTCCGAGACAGCCAAGCCTGACGAAGCCAAGCCCGACGAATCGAATCCGGCCGAGGGTGAAGATGAGCGGCCGCGTCGACGTCGCGGCGGTGGCGGGTTTGGTGGCGCATTGCCCGATCGCAGCTATCGCTGGAAGGTGATCTGTCTCGACGCCAACTCGGGCGAGGTCCAATGGGAGCAGCTCGCGCACGAAGGCAAGCCGACCATTCCGATTCATCGCACCAATACCTATGCCTCGGAAACGCCCGTGACCGATGGCGAACGCGTGTACGCCTATTTCGGCTCCGAAGGGCTGTACTGTTACGACCTGGCGGGGAACCTGCTCTGGAGCAAGAACCTGGGCAGCTACCCGATGATGCTGGGTTGGGGCACCGGAAGCTCGCCGGCCTTGGACGAGGGCCGTCTCTTCGTGCAGTGCGACAATGAGAAGGAGTCGTTCCTCGCGGCCTTCGACGCGAAGACGGGAGCGGAACTGTGGCGCGTGCCGCGCGAAGAAAAGTCGACCTGGGCCACTCCCTTCGTGTGGCACAACAAGGTACGTACCGAGCTCGTGGCGGCCGGATCGAAGAAGATGCGGGCCTATGATCCAGCGACGGGCAAGCTGCTATGGGAAACGACCAACGCGCGCGGTCGGTGCTCGGCCACGCCCGTGGCGACCGACGAGTTGCTCTACGTTGGCGTGGGTGGTGGACCGGGGGGGCTCGGCCCCTTGCTAGCGATTCGCGCCGGAGCGAAAGGAGACCTCACGCTCGAGAAGGATCAGACATCCGGAGAGTTCGTCGCCTGGATGGCGCAGCGTTCCGGACCGCCCATGGCGTCCCCCCTCGTCTATCAAGATTGCCTCTACATTCTCGACCAAGGAGGCGGCATCATCGCCTGTTACGACGCGCAAACCGGCCAGCAGCATTACCGCAAACGCATCGACGGGGCCAAAGGCTTCACCTCCTCGCCCTGGGGCTACGACGGCAAGATCTACTGTCTGGACGAAGAGGGCACAACGTTCGTCATCCCGGTCGGCCCCGAATTCGAGGTCGTTGCGACGAACAAGCTCGACGATCGTTTCTGGTCGTCGATGGCGGTCTCCGGCAATCACCTGCTGCTGCGCGGCGTGAACCGGCTGTACTGCATTGCGCCGGAGTGA
- a CDS encoding SRPBCC family protein: MYDLQADIEIAASPEKVFHLISDHESFLGDIGGSVCRLTREGSPDRNGLGAVREITADGMRFCEEITAFEPPRRYSYRITEILGKSGKPLPFRHEGGEMVFEPAPGGTRVRWRTSFRVPIPVLGWFVERIFASKMKPAFRQMLERAKSRAESSRANDSG; the protein is encoded by the coding sequence GTGTACGATCTGCAAGCCGATATCGAGATCGCGGCCTCGCCCGAGAAGGTTTTTCACCTCATCTCCGACCACGAAAGCTTTCTGGGGGACATCGGCGGCAGCGTCTGCCGGCTGACGCGTGAAGGCTCGCCCGACCGCAACGGGCTGGGGGCCGTGCGCGAGATCACCGCCGACGGCATGCGCTTCTGCGAGGAGATCACGGCCTTCGAACCCCCCCGCCGTTACTCGTACCGCATTACGGAGATCTTAGGAAAAAGCGGCAAGCCGCTCCCCTTCCGGCACGAAGGGGGCGAAATGGTGTTCGAGCCCGCGCCCGGGGGCACCCGGGTGCGTTGGCGCACCTCGTTTCGGGTGCCGATCCCTGTCCTGGGCTGGTTCGTCGAGCGAATTTTTGCTTCGAAGATGAAGCCGGCGTTTCGGCAGATGCTCGAACGGGCAAAATCCCGCGCGGAGTCCTCTCGAGCAAACGACTCAGGCTGA